One Ricinus communis isolate WT05 ecotype wild-type chromosome 1, ASM1957865v1, whole genome shotgun sequence DNA window includes the following coding sequences:
- the LOC8267361 gene encoding uncharacterized protein LOC8267361: protein MVDYYSSSSTRKTTAMATSPCSNATEKKHWWLTNRKVVYKYIKDARNLIATQEHGDIASALNLLDAALALSPRLEVALELKARSLLYLRRFKDVADMLQDYIPSLKMGNNNNSDDSGSVSSDSSSSSSSQQLSRERVKLLTSDSSSSADSEDKDPTFKCFSVSDLKKKVMAGLCKNCDKEGQWRYLILGQACCHLGLMEDAMVLLQTGKRLTTAAFRRESISWSDDSFSISNFPLSSDISTSSAPPTPPRTLSESESISQLLSHIKLLLRRRAAAIAALDAGLYAEAIRHFSKIVEGRRGAPQGFLAECYMHRAFAYKASGRIAESIADCNKTLALDPTCIQALETRASLLETIRCLPDCLHDLEHLKLLYNSILRDRKLPGPAWKRHNVRYREIPGKLCALTTKIQELKQRVASGETGNVDYYALIGLRRGCSRSELERAHLLLVLRHKPDKATNFMERCEFADDRDLDSVKDRAKMSALLLYRLLQKGYSSLMATIMDEEAAEKQRKKAAAALQAAQAAIQVQQRTTQNPRPESSKVEKSSSQRINSNENKPAAVKTPSGTTNQSVFQGVFCRDLATVGNLLSQAGFNRPVPVKYEALRC from the exons ATGGTCGATTATTATTCTTCTTCATCGACAAGAAAAACAACAGCCATGGCTACTTCTCCATGCTCGAATGCAACTGAAAAGAAACACTGGTGGCTTACCAACCGAAAG GTTGTATATAAGTACATTAAAGATGCAAGAAACTTGATCGCAACGCAAGAACATGGCGATATTGCTTCAGCTCTGAATCTTTTAGACGCGGCCTTGGCCCTTTCTCCTCGTCTTGAAGTGGCTCTTGAACTAAAGGCTAGATCTTTACTCTATTTAAGGCGATTTAAGGACGTAGCTGATATGCTTCAAGATTACATTCCAAGTTTAAAAATGggaaataataacaatagtgACGACTCGGGTTCGGTTTCTTCTGATAGCTCTAGCTCTAGCTCGTCTCAGCAGCTTTCGAGAGAGCGAGTTAAGCTCTTGACTTCTGATAGCTCGTCATCAGCTGACTCAGAGGACAAAGATCCAACTTTCAAGTGCTTCTCTGTCTctgatttgaagaagaaagtcATGGCTGGCCTTTGTAAAAATTGTGATAAAGAAGGGCAATGGAG GTACTTGATCTTAGGCCAAGCTTGTTGCCATCTTGGACTAATGGAGGATGCCATGGTCCTACTCCAAACAGGAAAACGCCTGACAACCGCCGCATTCCGACGTGAAAGCATTTCTTGGTCTGATGATAGCTTCTCTATTTCTAACTTCCCACTATCAAGCGATATCAGCACCTCGTCAGCACCACCAACACCACCTCGAACATTGTCGGAATCCGAAAGCATTTCTCAGCTCTTGTCGCACATCAAATTGCTCCTCCGCCGTCGTGCCGCCGCGATTGCCGCACTTGACGCAGGCCTCTATGCGGAGGCTATCCGCCACTTCAGCAAGATCGTAGAAGGCCGTAGAGGGGCCCCACAAGGATTCTTGGCAGAGTGTTACATGCATAGAGCTTTTGCATATAAGGCATCGGGCAGAATTGCAGAATCAATTGCTGATTGTAACAAGACCTTAGCTCTTGACCCCACTTGCATTCAAGCACTTGAAACCAGAGCCTCACTTTTAGAAACAATCAGATGCTTGCCTGATTGTCTACATGATCTTGAACACTTGAAACTCTTATACAATTCAATCCTGAGAGATAGGAAACTTCCAGGTCCTGCCTGGAAAAGGCATAACGTAAGATACAGGGAAATTCCTGGGAAACTTTGTGCATTAACAACCAAGATTCAAGAATTGAAACAAAGGGTTGCTTCTGGTGAAACAGGAAACGTCGATTATTATGCACTGATCGGTTTGAGACGTGGGTGTTCGAGATCTGAATTGGAAAGAGCTCACTTGTTGCTGGTATTAAGGCATAAACCTGATAAAGCTACGAACTTTATGGAAAGGTGCGAGTTTGCAGATGATAGGGACCTTGATTCCGTTAAAGATAGAGCTAAAATGTCTGCATTGTTACTCTATAGATTGCTACAAAAGGGTTATTCAAGCTTAATGGCTACAATCATGGATGAAGAGGCAGCggagaaacaaagaaagaaagctgCAGCTGCTTTGCAAGCAGCACAAGCTGCAATTCAAGTCCAGCAGCGAACAACTCAGAATCCCAGACCTGAATCATCTAAGGTGGAGAAATCCAGTTCCCAAAGGATCAATTCAAACGAAAATAAACCAGCGGCAGTGAAAACGCCTTCAGGAACCACAAATCAATCAGTTTTTCAAGGCGTATTTTGCCGTGATCTTGCTACAGTTGGGAATTTACTATCTCAAGCTGGCTTCAACCGCCCAGTTCCAGTCAAATACGAAGCACTGAGATGCTAA